In Cicer arietinum cultivar CDC Frontier isolate Library 1 chromosome 1, Cicar.CDCFrontier_v2.0, whole genome shotgun sequence, one DNA window encodes the following:
- the LOC101503097 gene encoding peroxidase 43 isoform X1: MAPFVLSLFFLFLIGGCEGQLQIGFYSNTCPQAESTVHAVVRDAVFSDSNMPAILLRLHFHDCFVEGCDGSILIDDGPDPEKGAFSHQGVRGFDVIERAKAQLEESCPGVVSCADIVALAARDAIIMANGPAYQVPTGRRDGLVSKKSLADDMPDVSDSIQILKAKFLNKGLTEKDLVLLSAAHTIGTTACFFMTKRLYNFFPIGGGSDPAISPNFLPELKARCPQGGDVNVRLAIDEGSDKKFDKHILQNVREGFAVLESDARLNDDIVTKSVIDSYFGPLNPIFGPSFEADFVQSIVKMGQIGVKTGSNGAIRRVCSSFN; encoded by the exons ATGGCTCCCTTTGTTTTGTCACTCTTTTTCTTATTCTTAATTGGAGGTTGTGAGGGTCAGCTTCAAATAGGTTTCTACTCCAACACATGTCCTCAAGCAGAGTCCACTGTCCATGCTGTTGTTAGAGATGCTGTTTTTTCTGACTCAAACATGCCTGCTATTTTGCTTAGGCTTCATTTTCATGACTGCTTTGTTGAG GGATGTGATGGTTCCATTCTGATTGATGATGGTCCAGATCCAGAGAAAGGTGCATTTTCACATCAAGGGGTTAGAGGGTTTGATGTGATAGAAAGAGCCAAGGCACAATTGGAAGAATCTTGTCCAGGAGTGGTTTCTTGTGCTGACATAGTTGCATTGGCAGCAAGAGATGCAATTATCATG GCAAATGGACCAGCATACCAAGTTCCAACAGGGAGGAGAGATGGATTGGTCTCAAAGAAATCTCTAGCAGATGATATGCCAGATGTTAGTGATTCAATTCAGATACTCAAGGCCAAGTTTTTGAACAAGGGTCTCACAGAAAAAGACCTTGTCCTTCTCAGTG ctGCACATACAATTGGAACTACAGCATGCTTCTTTATGACAAAAAGACTATACAACTTTTTCCCAATTGGTGGAGGATCAGATCCAGCTATTAGTCCAAATTTCCTTCCAGAATTGAAAGCAAGGTGCCCTCAAGGTGGAGATGTTAATGTCAGATTAGCCATTGATGAAGGGAGTGATAAAAAATTTGACAAGCACATATTGCAAAACGTAAGGGAAGGTTTTGCTGTGTTAGAATCTGATGCAAGGCTTAATGATGATATAGTAACAAAGAGTGTAATTGATTCCTACTTTGGTCCACTTAATCCAATATTTGGACCTTCTTTTGAAGCTGATTTTGTTCAGTCTATTGTAAAAATGGGCCAAATTGGTGTCAAGACAGGTTCTAATGGAGCCATTAGACGTGTGTGCTCAtcattcaattga
- the LOC101503097 gene encoding peroxidase 43 isoform X2: MVASNARLTKGCDGSILIDDGPDPEKGAFSHQGVRGFDVIERAKAQLEESCPGVVSCADIVALAARDAIIMANGPAYQVPTGRRDGLVSKKSLADDMPDVSDSIQILKAKFLNKGLTEKDLVLLSAAHTIGTTACFFMTKRLYNFFPIGGGSDPAISPNFLPELKARCPQGGDVNVRLAIDEGSDKKFDKHILQNVREGFAVLESDARLNDDIVTKSVIDSYFGPLNPIFGPSFEADFVQSIVKMGQIGVKTGSNGAIRRVCSSFN; this comes from the exons GGATGTGATGGTTCCATTCTGATTGATGATGGTCCAGATCCAGAGAAAGGTGCATTTTCACATCAAGGGGTTAGAGGGTTTGATGTGATAGAAAGAGCCAAGGCACAATTGGAAGAATCTTGTCCAGGAGTGGTTTCTTGTGCTGACATAGTTGCATTGGCAGCAAGAGATGCAATTATCATG GCAAATGGACCAGCATACCAAGTTCCAACAGGGAGGAGAGATGGATTGGTCTCAAAGAAATCTCTAGCAGATGATATGCCAGATGTTAGTGATTCAATTCAGATACTCAAGGCCAAGTTTTTGAACAAGGGTCTCACAGAAAAAGACCTTGTCCTTCTCAGTG ctGCACATACAATTGGAACTACAGCATGCTTCTTTATGACAAAAAGACTATACAACTTTTTCCCAATTGGTGGAGGATCAGATCCAGCTATTAGTCCAAATTTCCTTCCAGAATTGAAAGCAAGGTGCCCTCAAGGTGGAGATGTTAATGTCAGATTAGCCATTGATGAAGGGAGTGATAAAAAATTTGACAAGCACATATTGCAAAACGTAAGGGAAGGTTTTGCTGTGTTAGAATCTGATGCAAGGCTTAATGATGATATAGTAACAAAGAGTGTAATTGATTCCTACTTTGGTCCACTTAATCCAATATTTGGACCTTCTTTTGAAGCTGATTTTGTTCAGTCTATTGTAAAAATGGGCCAAATTGGTGTCAAGACAGGTTCTAATGGAGCCATTAGACGTGTGTGCTCAtcattcaattga
- the LOC101503648 gene encoding putative clathrin assembly protein At1g03050 — translation MPPSSIRRALGAVKDQTSIGLAKVGSSTSLADLDIAIVKATRHDEYPAEEKYIREILSLTCYSRAFISACVNTLSRRLSKTTSWTVALKTLVLIQRLLAEGDPAYEQEIFFSTRRGTRLLNMSDFRDNSKSGSWDFSAFVRTYSLYLDERLEYKMQSRRGKRGMFGFDEDEEERDREREGEKDKEMVMRSTPVREMKIEQIFSKMQHLQLLLERFLACRPTGGAKNHRIVTVALYPIVKESFQTYYDISEILSILIDRFADMDVTDCVKVYDIFCRVGKQFDELDLFYGWSKSIGIARSSEYPELDKVTPKKLEVMEEFIKDKNMLAQSKKANAQEEKNEEEEAKEPEPEPEEDINAIKALPPPEEIAEEVEEEPIQEEPKEEKVVQTEGDLLNLGDDRVTNEEHGNKLALALFDGAAPTSEGGTKALPWHAFDEGADWETALVQSASSLVNQKPVLGGGFDTLLLDGMYKQREMNAAMQGPGYGVSGSASSVALGSAGRPAMLALPAPPTSGTASDSNSGYVDPFAASLAIAPPSYVQMSEMERKQRLLVEEQLAWQQYEKDRVQGHAALKKQNPASNNNSYMGGYPQNYGNNYYH, via the exons ATGCCACCAAGCTCAATCAGAAGAGCCCTTGGGGCAGTAAAGGATCAAACAAGCATAGGACTAGCCAAGGTTGGTAGCAGCACCTCACTTGCCGACCTTGATATAGCCATTGTGAAGGCGACAAGGCATGACGAATATCCAGCCGAAGAGAAATATATAAGAGAGATTCTGAGCTTAACATGTTACTCTCGCGCATTCATTAGTGCATGTGTTAATACCCTCTCAAGGCGTCTTAGCAAGACGACAAGCTGGACAGTGGCTTTGAAAACTCTTGTTTTGATTCAAAGGCTTCTAGCAGAGGGTGATCCTGCTTATGAGCAAGAGATATTCTTCTCAACTCGACGTGGAACTCGCCTTCTCAACATGTCTGATTTTCGTGacaactcaaaatctggttcaTGGGACTTCTCTGCATTCGTGCGAACATATTCGTTATATCTAGATGAGAGGCTTGAGTATAAGATGCAAAGCCGGCGTGGAAAGCGTGGCATGTTTGGTTTTGACGAAGATGAGGAGGAAAGAGATAGAGAAAGGGAAGGGGAAAAGGATAAAGAAATGGTTATGAGATCCACACCGGTTCGGGAAATGAAGATAGAGCAAATATTTTCCAAAATGCAGCATTTGCAATTGCTGCTTGAACGCTTTTTAGCTTGTCGTCCAACAG GGGGAGCAAAGAACCATAGAATTGTGACAGTGGCTCTTTACCCAATTGTGAAGGAGAGTTTTCAAACATATTACGACATATCGGAAATACTAAGCATCTTAATCGACCGTTTTGCTGACATGGATGTCACAGACTGTGTTAAGGTGTATGATATTTTCTGTCGTGTTGGAAAACAGTTTGATGAGCTAGACCTCTTCTACGGATGGTCCAAGAGTATTGGAATTGCTCGTTCTTCTGAGTATCCCGAGTTAGACAAGGTCACACCTAAAAAGCTAGAGGTTATGGAAGAGTTTATCAAAGACAAGAACATGTTAGCACAAAGCAAGAAAGCTAATGCACAAGAAGAGaagaatgaagaggaagaagcCAAGGAACCTGAACCCGAACCGGAAGAGGATATAAATGCAATCAAGGCACTTCCGCCCCCAGAGGAAATAGCCGAAGAAGTAGAGGAAGAACCAATACAAGAAGaaccaaaagaagaaaaagttgTGCAAACAGAGGGTGATTTGTTGAATTTAGGAGATGATAGGGTGACAAATGAAGAACATGGGAACAAACTAGCCTTGGCTTTGTTTGATGGGGCTGCACCAACAAGTGAAGGTGGAACAAAAGCTCTTCCATGGCATGCATTTGATGAGGGGGCAGATTGGGAAACAGCACTGGTACAATCAGCTAGCAGCTTAGTGAACCAGAAGCCTGTACTAGGTGGAGGGTTTGATACATTGTTGTTGGATGGTATGTATAAACAAAGAGAAATGAATGCAGCCATGCAAGGACCAGGATATGGAGTGAGTGGAAGTGCTAGCAGTGTGGCACTTGGTTCAGCTGGAAGGCCTGCTATGCTTGCATTACCAGCACCACCAACATCAGGAACTGCAAGTGATTCTAATTCAGGGTATGTAGACCCTTTTGCAGCTTCATTGGCGATTGCACCACCTTCTTATGTTCAAATGTCAGAGATGGAGAGGAAGCAAAGGTTATTAGTTGAAGAACAACTTGCTTGGCAGCAATATGAAAAGGATAGAGTGCAAGGACATGCTGCACTCAAAAAACAAAACCCTGCTAGCAATAATAACTCTTACATGGGAGGGTATCCACAGAACTATGGCAACAATTATTATCATTGA
- the LOC101504525 gene encoding large ribosomal subunit protein eL42 — MVNVPKTKKTYCKSKECKKHTLHKVTQYKKGKDSIAAQGKRRYDRKQSGYGGQTKPVFHKKAKTTKKIVLRLQCQGCKHVSQHAIKRCKHFEIGGDKKGKGTSLF, encoded by the exons ATG GTGAACGTTCCAAAGACGAAGAAGACATACTGCAAGAGCAAGGAGTGCAAGAAGCACACACTCCACAAAGTGACTCAATACAAGAAGGGTAAGGATAGCATCGCCGCTCAAGGTAAGCGTCGTTACGATCGCAAACAGTCCGGTTATGGTGGTCAGACTAAGCCCGTCTTCCACAAGAAG gCTAAAACCACTAAGAAAATTGTTCTGAGGCTGCAATGCCAAGGTTGCAAGCATGTTTCCCAACATGCTATCAAG AGGTGCAAGCACTTTGAGATTGGTGGTGACAAGAAGGGCAAGGGAACTTCTCTTTTCTAG
- the LOC101504195 gene encoding phosphatidylserine decarboxylase proenzyme 2-like isoform X3 yields the protein MLSFSEFSDLIDAFGNQLATRKKEELFKAADKNGDGVVSMDELATLLAFQQENREPLLNCCPVCGEVLQISDQLNSMIHLTLCFDEGTGNQVMAGGFLTDKQASYGWFFKLSEWAHFSSYDVGIRSGSSASHIVVYDRKSQRLVEELIDKKIVLSMRAIYQSKIGLGLMDIGVKELLQSISEKQGTRMDSLESAADIPKFVESFKDQINLAEVKHPLEHFKTFNEFFIRELKPGSRPIASAEHDNIAVCAADCRLMAFKSVDDSSRFWIKGRKFSIQGLLGKEMCSSAFVDGTMVIFRLAPQDYHRFHLPVSGTIEQFVNIPGCLFTVNPIAVNSKYCNVFTENKRVVSIISTVDFGKVAFVAIGATMVGSITFTKKKGDYVKKGDEFGYFSFGGSTVICVFEKDSIAIDEDLLANSSRSLETLVSVGMRLGVATRKLS from the exons ATGCTTTCGTTTTCTGAATTTTCTGACCTCATTGATGCTTTTGGCAATCAATTAGCAACCCGCAAG AAAGAGGAGCTGTTCAAAGCAGCTGACAAGAATGGAGATGGTGTTGTGAGCATGGATGAGCTGGCTACCCTTCTTGCTTTTCAACAAGAAAA CAGGGAACCATTGTTGAATTGCTGCCCTGTTTGTGGTGAGGTACTTCAGATTTCTGACCAGTTGAACAGCATGATCCACTTAACTCTTTGTTTTGACGAAGGGACTGGAAACCAGGTGATGGCTGGAGGATTCTTGACAGATAAGCAGGCTTCATATGG CTGGTTCTTCAAACTGAGTGAATGGGCCCATTTCTCATCTTATGATGTTGGTATTCGATCTGGATCAAGTGCCTCCCATATTGTG GTATATGATAGGAAGTCTCAAAGGCTTGTCGAAGAACTAATTGACAAAAAGATTGTTTTGTCAATGAGAGCTATTTATCAGTCAAAAATAGGTCTTGGTCTAATGGACATAG GGGTGAAGGAGCTCCTGCAAAGCATTTCGGAAAAGCAGGGAACAAGAATGGATTCACTTGAATCGGCTGCTGACATACCAAAATTTGTTGAATCTTTTAAG GATCAAATAAATTTGGCTGAAGTCAAGCATCCACTGGAACACTTTAAG ACATTCAATGAATTTTTCATTAGAGAGTTAAAGCCTGGTTCAAGACCAATTGCTTCTGCTGAACATGACAATATTGCTGTATGTGCCGCTGATTGCCGTTTAATGGCATTTAAATCAGTTGATGATAGTTCAAGATTTTGGATTAAG GGTCGAAAGTTTTCAATTCAAGGCCTTCTGGGGAAAGAAATGTGTTCAAGTGCTTTTGTTGATGGAACAATGGTGATTTTCCGTCTGGCACCACAG GATTATCACCGCTTCCATTTGCCAGTATCGGGAACTATTGAGCAATTCGTTAATATCCCTGGATGCCTGTTTACA GTCAATCCCATTGCAGTAAATAGCAAGTACTGTAATGTCTTCACAGAGAATAAGCGAGTTGTTTCGATAATTTCAACTGTAGATTTTGGAAAG GTGGCATTTGTTGCAATAGGAGCTACAATGGTTGGTAGCATTACTTTCACAAAGAAAAAGGGCGACTATGTCAAGAAGGGAGATGAG TTTGGATATTTCTCTTTTGGTGGAAGCACTgtaatttgtgtttttgaaaag GATTCAATTGCAATTGATGAAGACCTTCTAGCAAATAGCTCGAGATCACTGGAGACTTTGGTTTCTGTAGGGATGAGATTGGGTGTCGCCACTAGGAAATTATCTTGA